In a single window of the Nodularia spumigena CCY9414 genome:
- the psbM gene encoding photosystem II reaction center protein PsbM: MQVNELGFVASILFVLVPAVFLIVLYIQTASREGGKDS; this comes from the coding sequence ATGCAAGTAAATGAACTAGGGTTTGTAGCGAGCATTCTGTTCGTTCTAGTTCCCGCAGTGTTTTTAATCGTTCTTTACATCCAAACTGCTAGCCGTGAAGGTGGAAAAGATTCTTGA
- a CDS encoding universal stress protein: protein MIDKILLAVSGLGHAEEMLKTLKEMPSIKSAKVTVLHVVPPQTTSEAMTDKWEEGGKILANAIQFLNLDPSQVSSILRQGDPKDVVCQVADEMDADLIIMGSRGLKRLQSILSNSVSQYVFQLSSRPMLLVKDDIYVKRIKRVMVAMDNSDSARQCLSLALFLLQGVQGSQLILTNVTTDLRSKKPEVTEIIPEKNTVLAEAVAEAQKYGVQTRCVTSSGKPGEEICRLAEELNTDLLLLGSPDRRPSVAKSFVDIDRLIGASLSDYVRVNATCPVLLARTVA from the coding sequence ATGATTGATAAAATTTTGCTAGCGGTTTCTGGCTTGGGCCATGCAGAAGAAATGCTCAAGACTTTAAAGGAGATGCCATCAATCAAATCCGCAAAGGTTACAGTTCTGCACGTTGTACCTCCCCAAACTACGTCTGAGGCGATGACAGATAAATGGGAAGAGGGTGGTAAAATTCTAGCTAATGCTATTCAGTTTCTGAATTTAGACCCCAGTCAGGTGTCTTCCATTTTGCGCCAAGGTGACCCCAAGGATGTAGTTTGCCAAGTAGCAGATGAAATGGATGCTGACTTGATTATTATGGGTTCAAGGGGACTCAAGCGCTTGCAATCTATTTTATCTAATTCTGTGAGTCAGTATGTTTTCCAGCTTTCTTCTCGCCCGATGTTGCTGGTCAAGGATGACATTTATGTCAAGAGAATTAAGCGCGTTATGGTGGCGATGGATAATTCTGATTCTGCCAGACAATGCTTAAGCTTGGCTCTGTTTCTGTTACAAGGTGTTCAGGGTAGTCAGTTAATCTTGACTAATGTGACTACAGATTTGCGGAGTAAGAAACCTGAAGTTACTGAAATTATCCCAGAAAAAAATACAGTTTTAGCAGAGGCGGTTGCAGAGGCACAAAAGTACGGTGTGCAAACTCGCTGTGTTACCAGTAGCGGTAAACCTGGGGAAGAAATTTGTCGTCTAGCAGAAGAGTTAAATACAGACTTATTATTGCTCGGCTCTCCAGACCGTCGGCCATCGGTGGCTAAGAGTTTTGTCGATATAGACAGACTTATCGGCGCTTCTTTGTCTGACTATGTTCGAGTTAATGCTACTTGTCCTGTGTTGTTGGCGCGGACAGTGGCTTAA